The bacterium genome includes the window GGCGTACAGATAGGCCTGGTCATCGGCGGCGGAAATATTTTCCGCGGTCTGTCCGCCAGCGCCCGCGGCATGGATCGTGTCACCGCGGATAATATGGGCATGCTGGCCACGGTGATCAACTCGTTGGCGCTGCAGGACTACCTGGAGCGCTACCGGGTGAAGACCCGCGTCATGACCGCCATCAAG containing:
- a CDS encoding uridine monophosphate kinase, which gives rise to MNGEHPVYKRILLKLSGEALMGGSQRLGIDPQTVDRICCEVAEVAHQGVQIGLVIGGGNIFRGLSASARGMDRVTADNMGMLATVINSLALQDYLERYRVKTRVMTAIK